In the genome of Microcoleus vaginatus PCC 9802, the window TAATGTTTCGTTAACTGTTTGCGTGGAAATTTTCGATGTGGGCGGCAAAACTCCTCCCAACCGCCATCAATTCGCAGTAGAAATGTTTTTTGTACTCAAAGGCAAAGGGCAAGCAACCTGCGACGGCAAAACAGTTGGTATTCAACCGGGAGATAGTTTGTTAGTGCCTCCAACAGGCACTCACCTAATTGAGAATACGGGCAGTGAACGTTTGTACACTTTGTGCATCATGGTGCCGAATGAGGATTTTGTAGAGCTAATTCGCAGCGGCACACCAGTCGAACTCGATGAGGAAGATATGAGAGTTCTCAGGCGATCTGATGTACTCGTATCCTGCTAGGTTTGTAGTAAGGAGTTGAGGGCTTAGATGAAAACTATCTCATCAGGTTTGTAGTCAGGGCTTCCGTCCTTAGAAGAAGCACTAAAGCCCTGACTACAAACTTTTTTATTTGATGTTTTTTAGGATTTATGCTGAAACTTTGTCCGAAAGAAACAGCGTCAATGCTAACTAAAGATGCCGTTCGTTTAGATGCTGATATCTACCGCCCCGATGCGGAGGGCGAATTTCCAGTATTATTAATGCGGCAACCTTACGGAAGGGCGATCGCCTCTACAGTAGTATATTCCCATCCCGCATGGTACGCCAAACACGGCTACATCGTTGTCATCCAAGACGTGCGGGGACGCGGCACTTCCGAAGGCGAATTTAACCTATTTGTTAGCGAAACACAAGACGGTTTTGATAGCGTCAATTGGGCTGCTAATTTGCCGGGAAGTAACGGCAAAGTCGGAATGTACGGTTTTTCCTACCAAGGCATGACTCAACTCTACGCGGCGGCTGCTAAACCGAGCGCTTTAATCACAATTTGTCCGGCAATGGTAGGGTGCAATTTATACGCAGATTGGGCCTATGAAGGCGGCGCGTTTTGTCTGCAATCAAATCTCGGCTGGGCAATTCAGCTAGCGGCAGAAACCGCTCGCCTAAAAGCCGATATTTCTGCCTATCAAGCCTTTTCTGCCGCTGCGAGAAATCTCCCGCTATACGATACCGTGCCGGCGCGTCCTGAGATTATTAAAAATCTGGCACCAGACTCATATTATCACGATTGGTTGGATAATTATCGACCGAGCGAGTATTGGGAAAAGTTATCGCCAAACATCAAAGATTTAGACTTGCCAATGCTGCACGTTGGCGGTTGGTTTGATACTTATTTGCGGGGAACAATCCATCTTTACAAGGAAATGGCAAGCCGGAGTTCCTGTCCGCAGCATTTGATAATTGGCCCTTGGGCGCATTTACCTTGGGGGCGAAAAGTTGGAGAGTTGGATTATGGTTTTGCAGCTTCAAATCCTGTGGATGAGCTGCAAATTCGCTGGTTCGATCGCTTCCTCAAAGGAGTTGATACAGGAATATTATACGAGCGGTCGATTTCGCTATTTGAGATGGGGAGGAATGATTGGCGGAAATTTGATAAATGGCCTAATAATAATCATAAATCTTATTTTTTAGCAAGTAATGGACTTGCCGCGATGAGAGAAGATGCGGGTATTTTAACAGATTGTTGCCCGGATGTTTGCACTGAGGATATATTCGTCCATGACCCTTGGCGGCCGGTGCCATGGTCGGGAGGTCACGCTGCATTTCCCGCAGGTTCGATGGAGCGATCGACTATTGACTGCCGCACCGATGTTTTAACATACACTTCGGCACCGCTAACAGCAGATTTGCACTTAGCGGGAGATATCATTGTCGAAGTATTTTGTACAGCAGATGTGCCGACTTTTGATTTGTGTACCATACTTTCTGAGGTAAAAGATAGCGGCAGCGTCTACAATTTTACTCAAGGTTACGTCCGGGTGAATTCAGGTGAAACGCCTGTAAGAATTGTGCTGCAAGCAACTTGTATGCAAATTGCCAAAGGTAATGCGTTGCGTCTGAGTTTGAGTGCGGCTTGTTTTCCCGCTTATGACGTGAATCCGGGAACGGGTGCGCCTCCCGGTGAAGCGCGGGCGATCGATGCTAAAATTATCACGCTGACAGTAAGTTGTGGCGGGAATTGTCCCTCTCAAATTTGGCTGCCAATTGTCGATTAAACCTAAAACCTATCTAACTATGAGCATTATTTTTCACATCACCCGCAGCCAACAGTGGGAACAAGCAAAACAAGTTCAATCCTATCGCGGAGATACGCTAGATACTGAAGGATTTATCCACTGTTCGACTCTGCCACAAGTTCTTAAATCTGCTAATAAATTTTTTGTGGGACAAACAGGATTGCTGCTGCTTTGGATTGACTCGGAAAAAGTAGAATCTGAAATTAAGTATGAATTGGCTGCGGGTGAAAATTACCCGCACATTTACGGGCCGCTGAATGTTGATGCTGTGTTGAAAGTTGTTGAGTTTGAACCGGGTGCAGATGGCAAGTTTGAATTACCAGAAGAATTAAGAGCAAGTATCAATGAACAGGTTTAGTACGCTGTGAAGATAGTTCAAGAAGTATCACTTATTAGTCGCGGTAGCTTTGAGGAGTCAGAAGAATGGGGAGTTATTAAAAATGAAATACGGATTGCTATTGACGCGATCGCCTGGCCTGTAGGTGCATCAAACTTTACGATCAATCCAACCAGGCACGGAAACGGTGTTAAACCTATCAAAAATGCTTGTATGGCTGCTCTTCATGACAATTTTGGATGGCAGCTTGAAACTAAAATCAGATTTGCAACTAGAGCGCCTGGACGAGTAGATGCTACCAAAATCTTAGACAATCATTTATTTGCATTTGAATGGGAAACAGGAAATATCTCATCAAGTCACCGTGCTGTTAATAAACTGGTTCTCGGTATTTTACGAGGGATTTTTTTGGGGACGGCATTAGTTCTGCCCAGCCGCCAACTGTACCCTTATTTGACTGATAGAATTGGCAATTATGAGGAGCTAGAGCCTTACTTTGATGTCTGGCGTGCTGTTAACATACAAGAAGGTTTTTTAGCCATATTTGTTATTGAACATGATGCCCTGGATAGCAGCGTACCTACAATTACTAAAGGCACAGATGGCCGCGCTTTAATATAAAATGTTAGTTGTCAAGAAAACAATTCTAGTTGGATTGACTCGTTTTGTTTAACTTTATTTTTGGTCTTTCCCCTGGCTGATTCCCAGTTTTCAACTTTTCCATTTGCCAAGTCTTGTAACCGCTTCACTGCTGGTTCTATATCGCCGATTTCTGTACCCAGCCAATACCTACCTAACTTCTCTGCTGCATAAAATGTAGTGCCCGAACCTCCAAAAGGATCGATTACAACTTGTCCCGGATTCGATGCCATAGCAATGATACGTTCCAGCATGATAGGAGCTAATTCGTTGGCTCCCCTTTTCTTGTGCTGCCGGTGTCTTACTGGCGGAATATCGGTCCACATTTCCTCAATTAAAGTCCACAGATTTTCTTCTCGAATATCTTCTGAAGCATTTTCCCAGACATCTTCGGGAGCATCCCAAACATCCATTAAGTTAATACCTTGAGGATTTAATTTTTTGCGGTGTCCCCCGTAATCTTTAATCTCTCCTCCGCAATGCCGGCAGACTTGAATCGGGGTATAAACTTTATTGAAAACTGCTGGTTCGCCTTTTGTGTAGTAAAGCAATCCGTAGTGTGCAGGAGACATTTTCTTGCCGCGAGGAAAGGCTTTAGGCATTCTACAAGCTATCCAGTGACGAAAGTTCATTCCCTCTTGGTTTAAATATGCACCGTACTCAATGCACCATTTAGGTAAGTTGAAAATAAATAGACTTCCGCCCGGTTTAAGCACTCGAATACTTTCTTTAAGCCACTGTTTGGACCAAGCAAGATAATCGCTGGAATTCAGCAGATCGCTCGTACCGTTACCGTAATCTTTGCCGAGATTAAAGGGCGGATCAGCAAAGACAATATCTGCACAGTAATCAGGGATA includes:
- a CDS encoding cupin domain-containing protein — translated: MIPVIKSPKDYQAFRISPGDTNRLAIVFDPVTANVSLTVCVEIFDVGGKTPPNRHQFAVEMFFVLKGKGQATCDGKTVGIQPGDSLLVPPTGTHLIENTGSERLYTLCIMVPNEDFVELIRSGTPVELDEEDMRVLRRSDVLVSC
- a CDS encoding CocE/NonD family hydrolase, with amino-acid sequence MLKLCPKETASMLTKDAVRLDADIYRPDAEGEFPVLLMRQPYGRAIASTVVYSHPAWYAKHGYIVVIQDVRGRGTSEGEFNLFVSETQDGFDSVNWAANLPGSNGKVGMYGFSYQGMTQLYAAAAKPSALITICPAMVGCNLYADWAYEGGAFCLQSNLGWAIQLAAETARLKADISAYQAFSAAARNLPLYDTVPARPEIIKNLAPDSYYHDWLDNYRPSEYWEKLSPNIKDLDLPMLHVGGWFDTYLRGTIHLYKEMASRSSCPQHLIIGPWAHLPWGRKVGELDYGFAASNPVDELQIRWFDRFLKGVDTGILYERSISLFEMGRNDWRKFDKWPNNNHKSYFLASNGLAAMREDAGILTDCCPDVCTEDIFVHDPWRPVPWSGGHAAFPAGSMERSTIDCRTDVLTYTSAPLTADLHLAGDIIVEVFCTADVPTFDLCTILSEVKDSGSVYNFTQGYVRVNSGETPVRIVLQATCMQIAKGNALRLSLSAACFPAYDVNPGTGAPPGEARAIDAKIITLTVSCGGNCPSQIWLPIVD
- a CDS encoding DUF952 domain-containing protein; the protein is MSIIFHITRSQQWEQAKQVQSYRGDTLDTEGFIHCSTLPQVLKSANKFFVGQTGLLLLWIDSEKVESEIKYELAAGENYPHIYGPLNVDAVLKVVEFEPGADGKFELPEELRASINEQV
- a CDS encoding restriction endonuclease; amino-acid sequence: MKIVQEVSLISRGSFEESEEWGVIKNEIRIAIDAIAWPVGASNFTINPTRHGNGVKPIKNACMAALHDNFGWQLETKIRFATRAPGRVDATKILDNHLFAFEWETGNISSSHRAVNKLVLGILRGIFLGTALVLPSRQLYPYLTDRIGNYEELEPYFDVWRAVNIQEGFLAIFVIEHDALDSSVPTITKGTDGRALI
- a CDS encoding site-specific DNA-methyltransferase, producing the protein MEPMSLISPVISAERGLREVYQSKYGILYQEDCLKFLGAIPDYCADIVFADPPFNLGKDYGNGTSDLLNSSDYLAWSKQWLKESIRVLKPGGSLFIFNLPKWCIEYGAYLNQEGMNFRHWIACRMPKAFPRGKKMSPAHYGLLYYTKGEPAVFNKVYTPIQVCRHCGGEIKDYGGHRKKLNPQGINLMDVWDAPEDVWENASEDIREENLWTLIEEMWTDIPPVRHRQHKKRGANELAPIMLERIIAMASNPGQVVIDPFGGSGTTFYAAEKLGRYWLGTEIGDIEPAVKRLQDLANGKVENWESARGKTKNKVKQNESIQLELFS